In Planktothrix sp. FACHB-1365, the genomic stretch AAAACTTCATCTAATAATTGAGCCATATTTTTACTAGCAGACCGAATCCGTTGAAATAAAGTCACTTTTTTTTCTTGGGATAATTTCTGCTCATAATCTTGCAGTAATACGGTGGAAGCCAAAATCGTATTTAAAGGATTTTTAATATCATGAGAAATCATGGAAACAAATTCAGATCTCAGTTGATTTTGTTCCTGAGCTTTTACTAATTCTTGGGTACTTTCTTGGACACGCATTTCTAAAGCTTGATTCATCGCTTTTAAACTTTCCAAGGTATGCTTTCGTTCAATGGCATAGCGCAAAGAACGCACTAAAACGGTTCCATTGATTTGTCGTTTAATTAAATAATCTTGTGCCCCCTGACGCACCGCCCTAATGGCTAATTCATCGTCATTGGTATTCGTTAAAACGACAATCGGTAAACTGGGTATTTTTTCAATCAAACGCGCTAAGGATTCTAACCCTTGACTATCGGGAAGGGTTAAATCTAATAAAACGACATCAAAAATCGTGTTCTCTAATTCCTTTAAGGCTTCTCCTAGACGTTTAACATGAACCACACTGAAGGGTTGACACAGAGAATCTTTCAACAATTCCTGCAAGAATCGCGCTTCAGCGAGGTTGTCTTCAATCAACAAGATTTTCACTGAACTAGCGGGCCTCATCGTTGAATTGCTCCCCTCCCTTCCTAATAAGGAGAAAGATGAAGAAGAGGCAGAATAAAGAACATAGGAACTTGGACTTTTCGTAGGTTCGCAATAGCGAGGTAAACTTTCTGAATCTACGGAAAATACATACTGAGCTTCTTGTTTCTTCCAAGTTCCTTCAGGGTTCCAAATTTGCCGCATTATTAATCCTTCTCCTACTTAAAAGGATAATTTAATCACAAGGTAAGGTAACAGTTTTCAGCCAAAATTCTTCTATTCCTCGCACAATTGTAAAAAGTTGGCTCAAGTTACGAGATTTTGTAATATAACAATTGACATGAAGGTTATAGCTATGATGAATATCCTCTTCATTGTGGGAAGTCGTCAAGACAACGACAGGAATTCGTTTTAAGCTAGGGTCAGCTTTAATCTCAGCTAAAACTTCACGCCCATCCTTTCGGGGTAAGTTTAAATCCAGAAGAATTAAATCGGGGCGAGGTGCATCGACATATTCTCCTTCTTGGCGAAGATATGCCATGGCATCAACCCCATTTCTAACGGTTACAACTTCATGCGGGAGTTGGCTATCTTTTAAGGCTTCTTGGATGAGACGGATATCGGCTTTATTATCCTCGACCAAAAAGATCATTTTGGATTTTTCGTCCATTTCGGCGCTCACGTTCGCGTCCTCCTACAGGAATTGTAAAGTAGAATGTTGAACCTAAATCAAGTTCAGATTCAACCCAGATTTTCCCCCGATGGCATTCTACAATTTTTTTACAAATTGCTAATCCCATACCTGTACCGGGGTATTCATCTCGCGTGTGCAGACGTTGGAAAATGATAAAAATTCGTTCTGCAAATTGCGAATCAATCCCAATTCCATTATCCTGAACTGAGAACAACCAAGCATCTTCAATCCGTTGTGCTCCGATATGAATTTCTGGCGGTTTATCACTCCGAAATTTAATCGCATTGCCAATTAAATTTTGAAACAATTGCATCAGTTGAGTGCTATCCGCCATCACCGTTGGCATAGGGTCATGGGTAATGATAGTGCGACTTTCTGCAATGCGTTTTCGTAAGTTGGATAACGCTCGATCTAAAGCGGTTTCAACTTCAGTAAATTGAAACTCAATCCCCTGCATATCCACTTTAGAATAGGCTAACACATCATCAATTAGGGTTTGCATTAAACTCACCCCTTCAACGGCATAGGTAATAAATTCCTTAGCATCGTCATCGAGGGCTTTTTGATAACGCATTTCTAACAGTTGTACATAGTTTGCTACTTGATTTAAGGGCTCTTGCAAATCATGAGATGCCACATAAGCAAACTTTTTCAACTCGGCGTTAGACCGTTCTAAATCATGGGCTAATTGGGCTAATTCATCCGCTTGTCGCAGGACAATATTAATAATGGCTTTTCGCAATTCTAAAGCCATTTTAATTTCAATCTGTTTCCAAGGGAGAGATTTTAAGCGAACGGTTTCTTTCCACTGTTCAAAGGATTTTCGAGGAGAGAGAAAAACTTGACCGTCGCTGTGGGTGGTTTCAAAGGCTTGACTTGGATTTCCCCCCCATTTCACTGTTTGAATGACTTCAGGACGAAACCACAGGACATAATTTTTATTAGAAATGGGAATGGCTAACACCCCACTTCCAACGGCTTTAAATCGTTCAGCATCGGAATAAATTCGAGGCAAAGAATCGGTATAAAAAGCTTCTTCATCGCCCTGTTTCCGCAGCCATTGAACTAAGAAATTTAAGTCTTCTTCGGGAGGAGTTTCACCGATTAAAGTAAATTGTCCTCCAAAATAAATGGCAGCCCCTTGAGCATTGGTTAAATCTAATAAATTAGGTTGATGTTTAATTAAACCATCAATAAAGTTTTCTTCCTGAGCCATATAATCAATCAAGGCTGATTGAATATAGGTTAATTGAATCCGATAGTCATAATCTTCTGTTTCTTCCCGTTCAGAAAGTTCAGAAAAAATTACTCGTCCTAAAAATTCGCAAGCTTTCCGTAGTTCATAGGAAACATATTTGGGGGTGAGGTGATGACAGGCAATTAATCCCCAAAGTTTTCCTTCTTTAATTAAGGAAATGGTTAAGGAAGAACCGACTCCCATATTGTGTAAATATTGCAGATGGCAAGAAGAAGGACTGCGAAGAATAGAACAGGTTAAATCGGTCGGTCGATGGCTGATGGGATTGACTTCTGGAAACAGTTTAACGGGTTCGGTAGCCGCATCAGGAATTAAGCGAATCCAATTAGAACTAAACATCCGTCTTGCGGGTTTAGGGATATCTGATTCAGGATAATGTAGCCCTAAATAGGGTTCCATTTCCTCGCGTTTTTCTTCAGCAATAACCTCTCCATGTCCATCTTCATCAAATTTATATAACATCACCCGGTCAAATCCGGTGACTTTTCGCACTTCCTTGACAATAATTTGACAAAAATCTCGTAAATTTGCAGAAGCTTCAAGTTGATTAATCGAAACTCTGGCTAAATGATAAAAACTTAAGAACGGAATATTTTCTTGGGACGTTGTGGGTTCTAATTCTAAAACTAAATACCCTTCGGAATTACGATGAAAGACCCCATCAAAAATTACATAATCATCGCCTTTAACTCGGAACCAAATTTTAGTCGGGTTAATAAAATCCAGGTTATCTTGTTTGAGTCCAGTTTCTATTCGTTCCATTTGAAACGGGTCAAGTAAATCCGACAAATGGTTATGAACCATTATTTCAGGAGAAATCCCTAAAATTGATTCAATATTACTACTGACTTGTAAAATTCTGAGGTCGGGTTCTTCTAAAACGAATAACACGCCATGAGGTTGAATTTGGCTTAAAATATGGATGGGTTGTTCATCTAAATTTCTTAAGCTCAACCGATTGTCTTGTATGTTTATCTCTACCATAACGATTCTCCTGAATCCATATTGACCGGGAAATGAAGGTGATCCTGATGCAGATTCCCTCTCCCTTCTTTGTGAATCCCTGGCGTTGAATTTGATTTTGCCTCAACGAGTGGATTTATAAATCTCAGAAACAA encodes the following:
- a CDS encoding hybrid sensor histidine kinase/response regulator; amino-acid sequence: MRQIWNPEGTWKKQEAQYVFSVDSESLPRYCEPTKSPSSYVLYSASSSSFSLLGREGSNSTMRPASSVKILLIEDNLAEARFLQELLKDSLCQPFSVVHVKRLGEALKELENTIFDVVLLDLTLPDSQGLESLARLIEKIPSLPIVVLTNTNDDELAIRAVRQGAQDYLIKRQINGTVLVRSLRYAIERKHTLESLKAMNQALEMRVQESTQELVKAQEQNQLRSEFVSMISHDIKNPLNTILASTVLLQDYEQKLSQEKKVTLFQRIRSASKNMAQLLDEVLLIGEADSGQLQYQPSVINLDVFCHQLVEEIHLTSGENYQINLDLKLSFKDVVVDSNLLRRILMNLLENAVKYSPQSHSIQFDVVVQNQTIDFCIQDQGIGIPSDSFPLLFEPFHRAKNVGSIPGTGLGLAIVKHCVEAHRGKIWVDSQIGIGTTFIVRLPLIKASEL
- a CDS encoding response regulator, with amino-acid sequence MIFLVEDNKADIRLIQEALKDSQLPHEVVTVRNGVDAMAYLRQEGEYVDAPRPDLILLDLNLPRKDGREVLAEIKADPSLKRIPVVVLTTSHNEEDIHHSYNLHVNCYITKSRNLSQLFTIVRGIEEFWLKTVTLPCD
- a CDS encoding ATP-binding protein — translated: MVEINIQDNRLSLRNLDEQPIHILSQIQPHGVLFVLEEPDLRILQVSSNIESILGISPEIMVHNHLSDLLDPFQMERIETGLKQDNLDFINPTKIWFRVKGDDYVIFDGVFHRNSEGYLVLELEPTTSQENIPFLSFYHLARVSINQLEASANLRDFCQIIVKEVRKVTGFDRVMLYKFDEDGHGEVIAEEKREEMEPYLGLHYPESDIPKPARRMFSSNWIRLIPDAATEPVKLFPEVNPISHRPTDLTCSILRSPSSCHLQYLHNMGVGSSLTISLIKEGKLWGLIACHHLTPKYVSYELRKACEFLGRVIFSELSEREETEDYDYRIQLTYIQSALIDYMAQEENFIDGLIKHQPNLLDLTNAQGAAIYFGGQFTLIGETPPEEDLNFLVQWLRKQGDEEAFYTDSLPRIYSDAERFKAVGSGVLAIPISNKNYVLWFRPEVIQTVKWGGNPSQAFETTHSDGQVFLSPRKSFEQWKETVRLKSLPWKQIEIKMALELRKAIINIVLRQADELAQLAHDLERSNAELKKFAYVASHDLQEPLNQVANYVQLLEMRYQKALDDDAKEFITYAVEGVSLMQTLIDDVLAYSKVDMQGIEFQFTEVETALDRALSNLRKRIAESRTIITHDPMPTVMADSTQLMQLFQNLIGNAIKFRSDKPPEIHIGAQRIEDAWLFSVQDNGIGIDSQFAERIFIIFQRLHTRDEYPGTGMGLAICKKIVECHRGKIWVESELDLGSTFYFTIPVGGRERERRNGRKIQNDLFGRG